ATCAAGTTCTCTCATTAGAGACTCTCGGTCCCATGCTGGTGCACAATGTTGAAAAACATCTTTCACCCACCCTAGGAGCTCAGATGTTCGATTGCATGCCCGGCACCGAAAAAGCATTTCAGTTGGGCCTGATCCACTCTTTACAGAAGGGCCCATAGAAATTTGCCCATCTCGAATAGCACAATCTGTGTGAGTCCAATGAGAACATAGATCGCAACCGATCCAACGACAAGTATTGACTTCAAAATCAAACTTGTTACATATCACACACATGCATAGATTGCAAAAACCATTTCTATTGGTACAAATTTCACAAGTACAATCATCAGCTGGAAGTTGATTTTGGCATGCTATATTTCTGCACCGCTTGAAAacaaagacctcaatgagggaTGTTTGAGAAAGACTAATACTTGGATGCAGAAATGCTTGAATTCCTGTATTTATTGCAACAAGGATTTCAAGCTGCACCCGCTGTGCTCTAATTAATGTCTTAGCTGTCAAATCAGGTCTACTTTGAACAAGCTTCTGCAAAAACAAAAATTCCTCCCTATGCTGTGAACCACCATTTCCTTCCAGTATGACCCGGAGTCCATTCTTTAGCTCTTCTAGAAACTCATCAGGCAAACTATGCATCTTTTCAGAAATAATATCAACTCGTTCTCTTGCTATGTCACGGAGAGAGATCTTATCAGCACTAGAAACACGGTGAACGACGGACTGCTCATGGCAATCATTTTTTGGTTTTCCATTCTCCATCTTCTTGGCCATGACAGCATCAGCAGTAGGCCAAGTCTCTCTAGAACTAGCACTCTCAGTGGGAGACTCACGGATATTATCTGAGTTTGATCTGGGTTCTTGAGTGTCAGGAGACAGGCGAGGATCTGAAGAGACTAGGGACAGGGATGTCTGTAGTCCTGGGCGGGGTTGCTGACGTGGAGGCAACATTTTTGCTGAAGGCTGGTGGTGGATATTAGAACCAGATGACGTACCCATCAACAAATGCTGCCTAATAGCCATTATGACAAATCGATGTCAACAATCAGCAATATACCATTACCAAcaaaaagaatgaaagaaagaaaacccACAGATTCCATTGAAATAGAAATTAAGAAAACAAAAGATAGAAGAATTCATTGAAAACAAAGACACCATAAAATTTTCTTCCATGCAATCCcccacttattattattttttttttaaaaaaagctgATCGAGGTCCAGCAAAACTTTGTCAATTTAATTCTTGTTTAGGCATCTATTAGTTTTCTAGTTGCTTAAAAATAATTGACTGCAGTTGATAATTCTATCCAAAACCACATAATTAAAGTTCAATTCCAAATGCAACACGATAATACATTAAGGGACTAGATCAGGCACTACTCATATCTAACAAAacataaaactaaataaataaaaatcaaccGTGTAATAGCAACATCAATTAGAGAAAAcgaaatgaaagaaaaggaaaaaaaagggaagaagaagaagaaggaagtaaacactttaaatattcaaatttaccAAATATATAACAGCAGTAGATCAGacagaaaatatatataagcACATACTCTCACGGAAGATCTATTTGGATAATgagaaagcaaataaaaataaaatcttgccAGAAACCAAGACCATTTCCAAAAATTAACAATCTAAGTAAGCTGAGATCTAACAACGATCATATAGCTAAACTTAGAACTTCTGATGCATTACCTAAACCCTccagaatagtaaaaaatataaaaacaaaagagtaaaaaattttcttctaAATTTACTCTGTTTTCTCAGTAACCAAACAGAACATAAGGAAATAGCGACAGAGAGAGATAGAGCGAGGGAAAGAGAGATCACCGGAGAAAACCGAAGTGCCGCGGATGGATTGACGGAGCAGGAAGATGAACCGAGAAGAAGCAGAGAGAAGAAAAGCGGAAGTTTTGATTTGGGGATAAAAGGGGTGATATTgttactattttgcccctagCTGTTCAGGCTTTAGAGGAGTTTCCCAGAAACACAACCGACGCTACCAGAGACATGGGTGGACAAAACAACTGTAAAAGGAGACCGCCGAGTGTTTTTTCAACGCCGAAATGACCGTCTCAGCCGGTAGTGTTCTCTGTGTTGACCGGCATAGCGCGTTttattttttgagaaaaattaCGTTTTAgtctatatttaaaaaaaaaaaaaaaaatcggatgttttttaaaaaaaaaataaaaatcagatGCTTTAATCCTTTAGTTACATTTCATCCAAATTGAATATCTCCACTCGAAAAGAATTTAAttcgtttaatttttttttctaattctttTACTTAGAAATGAAAGACTtaacaaatttttattaaaaaaaattgaatttcataactgaatttaaaaaatttatttgaaatttttttaaactaacaatgtcaaataaagagaaaataattctgaaaaaATAATCTATCAATTTAaccattcaaatttaattaagtgAAGAATGCTTAACATTGGAGATTTTAGCCCTCCTCTTGAGGTACAAGTCTCTCGTCTAATTCTTGAAATCATTTTATCGGCTTTTATCTTGCATTCTCAGCTACCTTCTCCTATCCTTTTCCTCTTCCTTTCGTTCTCTTTCCTCTTCCTCTCTTATTGCATCAACAATGAAAGTCATTATTGCTCAAGCTTGGTAGGTATTAAAGATTTTCAGATCACGCCAAAAGGAACCTATTCTTGTTCACTTTTAAGGGTGAAAAGGATACCTCTTTTGTTCTTCTTAATAGACCTTGGACCATACACAACTACTTCCTTAATGTGCAGGAATGACCCGCTGATCTAGCTCTAGAGGAGATTTCCTTTAAAACTTCTCCATTTTGGGTTCATGTGATAGGATTGCCTCCAAACACCATCACTCCACAGAACGCTCAAACGATTGGTATCTTTCTAAGGGGCTATTTGGAAAGTGACAGAGACTCTCAAAATAATCCCACCCTTTGTAATACTTTGAGAATTCATGTTCTAATTGATATTGAAAAACCTTTTGTCACTGGATTTCAGCGTAAGAAGGTAGATGACTCTATTCAGTGGGTAAGCTTCAAGTATGAATGTATTCGAGATATCTGCTTCAATTGCGGCGCCTCAGGTCATTTTAGTGTTTCATGCCGAATACCCAAAAGACAGTCGAGCATCAATTCTACAGGCAAGAGATTTGCCTTTGGGCCATGGCTTAAGGCTCCTTCTCCCAGACGATGAGTACCCCCTTATCAGTTGAAACACCTATAGTGGGTAATATTTTTGGAAGAGCGATTGCCATAGCTGGGAAACAAAACATTCTCTCTACCACCCTTGCTCGTAGTTTTCAAGTTTCTAGAGCTGACAGAGATACAATGGAACCATCAGGGGTGGTCTCAAAAATAGCTAATTTACCTCTCTCCAGCCACCCCTCTTCTCCTCAAACTCCAGCTGCCATCCCTCTACTACATTAATCATTCCCTCTTCCAACGTCCACCCTATCACTTTCTCGTACAAACTCAATACCAAACGACCCAACCCTCTTGCTGGCCCCGAACCCCATCCATGGTCTCACCGTTTTCTTACAAAaaacaaacatgcatcaaagcCCTCGATTTGAAACTAGATCGGAGTCAGATGGATTACCCTTTTTAGCAAAATACCAATATCAAAAGGAGAGTTGTTGGTCTGTCCCTTCTAGGCATGGTGCCTCGAGCAGTGTACCATCTACCCAAACAATGGCTACCAACCCTGCAATGCTTTTTTCAAAAGACGAGATTCTTACTCTCTTTAAGCAATACCTTATCAGATCTCATGTAGATGCAAAAGATCTTTTTGGGATGTTTCCTTTTTTTCATAACCATTTCTCTATGCAGGCATTTAATATGATGGTCACTTCTACAGACATACCCTCTTTTGGAGAAGACAAGGGGTCTCAAGGGGCAGACGATGACCTATATATTCTTAAAAAGTTGGATATTCAAAATAAATGGACGCATGATGCAAGTGGGCCTTCAAATAGGGGAAGGGCCTTTGGGACATTTCAGGCTAGTTCCTCTCCCCTTAGTTCTAACCTGGCCCAGTCAGTCCAAGAAAGGGAGCCATTCTCTACCAAAGGTTCGCGAGGTTCTCACAATGCTGAAGCTAGTCACGACAGGGAATCCTTGGAAACACTACATTTAAAAAGTCAACCTAGTTAGGAGACAATTAATTCCAAGCTACCAacatccaaatggcattctaAGAAACAAGCTTTCATTTCTAATCTTCCAAGATTCAAGTTGCTCATCAAGCTTTAGGGCTTGAAAATATTCTATCCTTTGACCAGTTGGTGTACATAGCTAGCTTCTTGCTCAACAAACCATCAAAGGCTGAGGCAATCATCGATTCTAAGCAAGCAGAAGTGCCCAACCTCCCTAAGACTGCACGCCATTAGAAGAGACTAGCTAGGAACCATCCTCGAACTAATTAAGGGGTTATTATAACTGAGCTATCTCAGGATATTACACCATTTATGCTTTTCTGCAAAATATcaccaaaattataaaattagttagaaaatatttaattcagtACTAATAACAgcctaaattatgtttgatcatctGACAATGAATCTGCAGATAATCTGCAGATAAATACGCTGGCCAAATCTATGAAATTCTTGATGCTCCCACACTCCAAGTTGTTGAACCATGTCTGGACCGGTCCTGATAAGCTGGTTGAAAAGACCTTACACATCTGACATCCTAATGAGTGTGCAACTCTTATAGTTAAGAAATGCTCTTGGGGATTTCTCATCCCGTTATAGGCTACCAAAATTGACATCATGGACTTTTTTGGTATTGTTTTCTGCTGAATCCGTTTTACAAATGGCAGCGAGGTTGGCAACAGGGGACTGTTGTTGTCTCGTGCCTCCAGCTCTGCCAATAGGTACTCTTTCAATCTCTCTAATTTCTAGTCTACATCAGCGTCCTCCCTTCTGGGCCTCTTCTATAAATGGTAGTTTTTTTCTAGCTCTTCACTTTCTAATCTTTCTGCTAGCTAGCTCGAAGGAGTAGCTCTCGACCCATCATTCTCAATAAAACTCCCTCGCTATCCTACCTCTAGCTCGGACTGCTAGCTCATTTCTCCAACTTGCTTTCCCATCTTCATCTTCTATCCTCCTACTATTTTGTTGGGGGATTTAATAGTTCAATGTGGGTTAGGGCTCATTGAGCTTGAGCCTTCGGTTATAGGTGGTTTGCTTAGCGCGGTATTGAGCCCTTTCTACTTTAACATTTGCCCAACCAGTGGACAGTGTTCTGTAACTGGAGAGCCATGCTTTATAGTTCTCGGTCAAACAGAGAAGTTCAGGGCATGGTCTAGATTGAGCTTGGTAAGAGGTTAAGCAACATGAGTGGCTGATTTATTGGGGCTGTTGGGTTGGAGAATGAGAACTGTGGACCTTCTTGAGTCGAGCTTAGGTCGTTTGGGGTGATTCTGTATGGTTTTCACTGTGATTGGCAATGTGGATATCAATGGGTGAATAAAGATGAGAATTCCGTTGATGATAAGATctctttcgtttcccacaaaTGAACCCAATTGATGTTTGAGATCCAATAATAGGTCAGGCTCAGAGTAATATTTTTTGTAAGCTTGATTTGTTTCTCGTtcccttttccttttatttCCCTTCCCTTTTGTCTTTTTATGGTGTGTAACCATCGTCCTGTACTTGTATCTTCCTATTGTATTTACACTGGTTGTACGCACGAATATTCTATGTCCTCTTTTATCAACGGCTATTTAATTTCATTCTTCGACGCCACATGGACAATGTCACGGGGTTTATGATTCCATGAGGGTTAACGGATATTTGAGGCTTGGGCCTCCCACGGACAGGTTTGGGCTCAATTTGGCTCGCTTGGACAGTCCCTGGGCTTATATAAGGTGTAGAGTCGCAGGGGGCCTTCCAGAAGCTTAGGCCCAGTCTCTCTAGCTTGGATCTCGCTAAGGTCCGGGCGTCTGAAGCCCGGCTGTCATCAATAACAATCATGTGAAATTATCCAACGAGAGAAAATCCTAAATATTGGACAAATTACTCTCATGAGTCTTTTAAAACTTTCGCCTTCTACAAATCTAAAAGGCAATTTATCAATGATTATCATATGAACAAGGGTCTCCCTAATTGCATTTTCATCATACCTCCAAGTAATAAGAGTGTCTAAATCATCCACATCATCCTCGTTTGCATTTTTTTACAATGATAAATGTGCTTACTTAGTCTCAATGAAATGTGGGTGTTTTTTTATGAATTCATATGATTCCTAAGTGTAGTGGTTTCATTTCTCTTTGGATCACAACAAAATTTACCTTTATAGTAGTTACACTTACTTTTTAATTCACCTTTATCATTGACAAATTTTATAAAGTAATCCCAAACTGGAGACCTTAACCTTACTGGATTTCTCTTCGCTTTTGATAATATGGTTGTTTCTGTTGAAATATTATTACTAGTTTGATTAAAACTACTAGTACTATTTGGGAGTAGCTGATTATTTTGTGACTCTATGATTCACTTAACAACAATTAAttatatcattaaattaaatttaatcagtTTAACATAAACTTAATcaataacaatataaaataaGCAATTAAGCATAAATCTCAATTAAAAGATGCAATTATTGCCTCATTATACCACATTTGATTGCCATTTGCCAAGAAATTAGTAATGTAAGGCACTTTGCAATTTTGTACTATTGATAAGAGATGCAATGATTGTCAAGTTATTTTCGACAATTAAATATGAAGATCAACGTCCCAACTTTAATTACATTCACAATCACCATATcattataatttgataaaaattaaaaaataaaatttaatttcagtgCAAGTAATCCAATTACAGtacaaatttaaataaactaTTAAACTGCTAAAAATAGAAATTCAATCTTAACTTGCACATAATCTTATAATGATTCCCTTCAGCAAGCATAAATCACAATTAGTCAATTACCACAATTTAACTACGATCAATTCAATTGTACAATTACACAATTACAATCAATTCAATTGCACAATTACAcaactataattaaaataaaaacccaATCCCATGCTAACACAACTATAATCAATTTAAGTAGAATTCATCTCATAGCTCATCGTCAACTTCTTGCCTTGAAGATCAACTGTCCATCAAAGGAAAAACAGTTAAAGTTCTCGAGATTCTCcacatcaaacataatttagatCTTTCACTTAGCCGTGATAAATTTGTCACCCTACTGAAACTCACTAGGTGAAGAGAGTATAAACACAAAGAGGAAGCCACTAATAAAAAACTTGCTTTCTCCTGTCACATGCAAGTGAAGATCTCTCTGGATTGGTCAATAAAACAACCTGCATGCAACTAACAAACTCAACAAAGATAAAAACTATAGATCCAAATGCAAATCCCTCTCCATATGCACTAATTtgctaaaaaaatcaaaacgaGGTAATTTTTGATCTTACAATTCCACCCAGAGGTGGGGAATGAAGGAAACCCACTACTCTGAGTCGGAAAATGGATGGTTTTTCCTGTCTAGGAGCATGTAAAGATCTCTATGGATTAGTTAATACTAAAGGGAAAGGGTTCAGTTTTTAGGAACTGTTGgtactaaagaaagagaacaaAGGGGACCAATCAAAATATAAGATAAGAATTGCCTGTTATATGGAAAATACTTGCATATATCTGTAAAACCACATGCAAGTTTCACCATTATTTTATCAATTGCATAAGTTAATTTCTTTTTGAAGTGCAAAATTTTATTGCATAGAAATCCAAAGGACAAGAGAGATACACATAAGGCCCATAGtctgaaaataaaaaagatccTAACCATAGAACAAAGCTATAAATCCTAAGATCCCTTGCACAAATAACCCTAGTCTAAGGTTGCCCAACTGAGATTTGAGAAACCACTTGCACTTATGATACTATCACCAACTTGAAGATTATTTCAAGGTATCCACCACTAACTTAAGGAAGGAGAGAAATGGCATCTTAGTCTTGTGTAGCCATGAGGCAAATTACTCTTTGATCCCTTAATTCTCAAAGTTGTCCTCTTTAGGATCCTCTCCAAAGTTGATGTATACAATACACCAAACCTACAATAAAAATGCATATAACCTCTTTTATATTAGTATTGGATTTGctcaaaataacaataaaaatctTCATATATTGATATGGATATAATAAGAGAATATGTGTGTCATCCCACTGAGAAAATATGTTTTCTTTGTCCTTGAAAAGCAAAGAAAACCCGAAACTTTAAAGATAAAACATTTTACTATACAAAGAGAAAGGGAACAATAAGCTTTTAAGAGAAATCTCTCAAAAAATCAGAAAGATAAAAGTAGCATTTGTGAGATGCAACTACCGCCTCCATATATTAtaagtttaatattatataaaataattatttacatccttaaattttattaaaaaaattatatgacactctaaaattttaaaatgtctcATTATACActtgatttatttaaaatagaattaaaatgattttagaAGTCGTATTAATAAATAGTCtgagttttttttataacttttttagattaattaaattcaaagagaatattttctaaatatagaaaatatactgtgaaattcaattttaaaatttgcacATTAtgatgattattatttttattaagttattgattataaataatgaaattatgtAACCTATTATGAATATAtttcaatatatttatattcattttaattatacTTTTGAATAGTTTAGAGGTGTATTATAGAACGTTATTAAAATTTAGGCTGCTAtacgaattttttttataaagtttagaatgcaaatataaatttaaccttaatatttaaaaaaaaataaaccttctaacatattatttttcaatttctttttccttctccTTCGACACTAGAAAAGCCCATTGACtcctttaattttaatcttCATTTATTTTGTAACAAAAACATTATTATGATTCGTTGTGTCAAccaaataattttaatcttCATTTATTTTGTAACGAAAACATTATTATGATCATTGCATCAACCAAAATGGGATGTGGTGAGGGCTTGATGACCactaattttctaaaattcaagttataattacatttaaatattaaaaaatttattatttaatgtatataatataaaaaaactaattgatatttcaattataaaaaatatattaaaaaatttaataattaataattttattaattttatctgctaaataatttactatttaatttatataatattaaaaaaaatcttatacttggatcatttaattttataaaaataattttttttaacgaactttttaaaatcttaatatCTTTTTGATGTCTCTCTAATTTTACCTTAAATATATACATTTACGCCTGAAACAAGCGGACGAATCAGATTTTTCATTTTCCATATAAGATTAAAAACTAATATCATTTGAGGAACCACTGCCGATCCCTTTCTTCCATATTAACCCACCCCAACTCCAAACCAAATGCTCTTCCGTTCATAGAAATGGGTAGAAGCCCCGTAAAAAGATATGCTGATAGAGAGATAAGTAGAGAAAGAAGAATGGAATAATAgcgataattaataataaaccgTAATATAAAAACGAATCTCATGAGAAATTAAATTCACACATTTGACTGTCCAATTCCTCTGCCCATCTACCAACTACGCCctaaatttctttcttttttttcccccCGAGTACTATGTGTGTTTGGAAACAAGGAAATGGAGAAAATTCTCATCTTCACTTGTGACTACCGGCTTCAACTGGCTCAACCACCTCAGCTTCTAATGTTTCTGGGATGTGAGCTTGACGAGATGCAGGTGTTGACCATTTCCCTGAAATGGCAATGCGCATCATCTCATATATCTTCCCACCAAGCTGTGCTGGATTCTCAGGCTGCATCAATCAGAGAACTAGTTAGACAACAGTCAAATGTGATGCTATTAAAGCTGGCCACATGAAGAACCAAGTACAATAATCGTCCGCTTCTATTACTGCCATGGCTAAATTTTAGGGAAGTAATTTCATCAACCGTACCGACAATTAGATCATGATTCCCCAAAGCCACAAGAACACTAAATGTACTTACAGTAAATCCACTAGAGACTAAAGCCGCATCATAAAGAAGATCGATAGCTTTCAGGGCATCTTCATCATCCGGGTTAATCCTGCATGCCTCCTGCAAAGAATTAGAAGATTCAGAATACTGCATTGTCCTCGCTAGAGCCATTAGGTCTCAAACAATCATGTGCCTGTGTGAGAGAGGAGAGACAGCAATAGAAACGTTCACCCTACATGTAAGCTCTTAATTATTGCGTGCTCAGGATTGATCTCAAACACCCTTCTGCCTCTCATGAATTCCAGGCTAGACACGTCACCAACTGTTTGTGACTTCATTAGCCTACAAGAATTTCAATTGTGCTGAAAATGATTCTTAAATTATATCATTGATACAAGCAACAATAGACAACTTTACCTCTCCATGTTGGCAGACCAACCAAATTTTCCAGATGCAAGAACACAGGGTGAGGAGCTCAGGCGGTTTGAGATTTGTACACTAGCAACTTTGTCACCCAAACGCTTCTTAATCCAATCACAAGTTTGGCCAAACTCCTGCTTCATCTCCTTCTCTTTTTCCTCATTCTTATCACCTGAAGAAGTTGGAGATTTGAATTACACTCTCTAAATGGAGGTCAATAATCTAAAATGGAAGGATTGAGAAAAACGCTCTTTCATGATCCACGCAAAGTCCATATCTCAATTAAGAAATTGGCATACTAAAATATAACGGCAGAAAAAACTGTAAAGTGGCTGAGGCACAGGAGGAAGCCACTGGACCGAAgatagaatttaaatttcaaaatgtcCAAGATCTCAGAATCCTGACCTAAATCTAAGTCTTCCTTGCTGATATCAACAAAATCCTTCTCCTTGTAAGATTTCAAATTCTGGATGGCAACCTCATCAATGGGATCAACTAAGAACAGCACCTGCAGAAGTAACATCAAAAAAGCATTCATGTATCAACATGAGGGCATAGCACAACATAATAAGCTTCAAGGTCTAGACCCTCCAATAACACATTCACATACTTCAATGTCCTTCTCAATAAGTCTCTCTAAGAAAGGTGTGTTCTTGGCACTTGTCACACTATCAGAAGCAATGTAATAGATAGCCTTTTGATCAGGCTTCATGTTCTCTACATACTCATCCAAGCTTATCATCTCCTCCTCACTCTGGGAAGAGAAGAATCTAAGCAATGGTGCAATTCGCTTGTGGTTTTCACGATCCTCAATGCAACCCAATTTCAAATACTTGCCACAGTTCTCCCAGAACTTCTCATAGTCCtggaaaaaaaaaggataataaGTTATTGGAGAAAAGAAGGGGAGAAAAACAAGATCCCCCACTCGTAGGTTTAAATACAGGAGAACCAAGGTTTTCTGGCTAAATAAAATAGGTCAATAAACTTGACTAAGAGGCAAGAGCATACTTCTCTATTCTCACTCAAGGATATTCCCAAAATCATGTCAAAGGCCTTTCTAACCAATCGTTTCCGCATGATCCGTACCTTCAAGGAAAGCACAAAAGATCAAGATTAGAAAGATATAATTAGTCAGATAAAAATCCATTAAAGAGCATAGCATAAGCTTCAAGGCAACAAAAGCATGCTGGATATACTTACGATGCGACTTTCTTGAAGAATTTCACGTGAAACATTGAGAGGAAGATCATTTGAGTCCACAACACCTTTTACGAAGCTCAGATATCGAGggaactaatgcaagcaaaaataaaaaggattacTATGACCAAGTTCAAATGCAACCTCTCTCCCTCCCTCCCTCTCTCTGGTTAGGAAATGATCAAGGATCTCATTCTTACCAGCTCTCCATCAAAATCATCTGAAATGAATACTCTTTTCACATAGAGCCTGATATTTTTTGTCTTGGGATTAACTATGTCGTCCTTTCCTGTAGGAGCAACAGCTGGCACATAAATTACAGATCTGAACTCCACCTCACCCTGTGAAACCAACCATCAACATCTCCCAAATCAATAATAACAGCACAATGGAGAAAGGAGAAAATCAGAAATTAGAGTCAAACATCTAGTCAGTCAAATTAATCAGTAAAACATGTCAAAAGCCATTAAGGGTATACTTTTCCTTCATCAAATTTCCCTTGGTTTTTACCAGAAGATAATTATCACCTTTTCTAGAAGCAAGTACTAAGTGAGATCCTACATATGATGATATCATTTTCAATCATaggaacatatatatataattcattaACTGAAGCAATTACCAAAGTTGCTAATTGCCCTTTCTATTACCTCTGTTGTGAAATGTGAGGATGCTAATGGATCCATGTATTCATTAAAAGTTTTCTTGTAGAACTCGTTGTATTCCTCTGTAGATACTTCCTTAGGGTTGCGAAGCTGCACATACCAAAAGACTGACATCACAACCTTTGCCACAAGAATGGCTTCTAAGTAGTTCAACCAACAACAGTTTTGATTCCTTCCTTTAACTCACCCATAATGGTTGAGTCTCATTAGTCAGTTCCCAGTCCCAGTACCTCTCAACAACAGTctttgttttcttctttttctgttACACAGGCATAACCAGatgatcataaaaataaaataaaataaaaaataaataaaccttAAAATTCAACAGGTAATTCAAAATTGTTAAGCAAGATATGGTAAAACCTCGGTTGTATTATCTTGTTCATCTTTTTTGGCTTCGGTGGGCTCCTCATCAACCTCAACCTGCCACAAGGTAAGGAACAATAAATTGATTATCCCAAACACAAATGAAGTAGGAAGACTTTGTACAATCATGACTCCAAACATATCTCAGTCCTCAATAAAAAATGTGTTGCATGTGCAATTCACAAGAGGCTGGGATTCATAATGGGTATCCCTAGCATCTCTCTTCCCCCTTCCCCACCCCCCACCccctaaaaaagtaaaatacctCTTTAGTGTATCCTTTTTCCTGCCAGGTGTATATTGGAAATGAAACAAACTGAGAGTAATTTTTCACAAGCTTTTGAATCCGCTCTGGATTTGCAAAGCCCTTGTCATCATGCTGACAGTAGACAAAAGAATGTTTCAGAAAAGGTATACTTTGCAAGTTATAGCAGAAGAAAACAGCCACATAAAACAAAGAAGCTAAACCTTAAGATACAATGTAAGGCGGGTCCCCCTTGGAATGATCTTCTCAGGGTCCGTCTCCTCTCGAATGGTATAGGAGCTAGCATTGGCCTCACCTTCCCATACATATTGTTTATCGGATTTTGGGCTTTTTGTTGAGAC
This genomic interval from Manihot esculenta cultivar AM560-2 chromosome 12, M.esculenta_v8, whole genome shotgun sequence contains the following:
- the LOC110628148 gene encoding OBERON-like protein, giving the protein MGTSSGSNIHHQPSAKMLPPRQQPRPGLQTSLSLVSSDPRLSPDTQEPRSNSDNIRESPTESASSRETWPTADAVMAKKMENGKPKNDCHEQSVVHRVSSADKISLRDIARERVDIISEKMHSLPDEFLEELKNGLRVILEGNGGSQHREEFLFLQKLVQSRPDLTAKTLIRAQRVQLEILVAINTGIQAFLHPSISLSQTSLIEVFVFKRCRNIACQNQLPADDCTCEICTNRNGFCNLCMCVICNKFDFEVNTCRWIGCDLCSHWTHTDCAIRDGQISMGPSVKSGSGPTEMLFRCRACNRTSELLGWVKDVFQHCAPAWDRESLMRELDFVSRIFRGSEDTRGRKLFWKCEELIDKMKGGLAESTACRVILMFFSELEVDSPKSLENGEDGRLIAPQEACNRIAEVVQEAIRKMEMVTDEKMRMFKKARMALEACDRELEEKAKEVTELKLDRQKKKIQIEELERIVRLKQAEADMFQLKANEAKREAERLQRIALAKTDKSEEEYASSYLKLRLSEAEAEKQYLFEKIKLQESSRAAQSSGGGDPSQVLTYSTIHDLINGYNGPPKSELQPNDRHHFRTNP
- the LOC110628482 gene encoding heat shock protein 90-6, mitochondrial isoform X2, whose amino-acid sequence is MHRLSKRSVSAILRAGGSPCRRSVAAAPLSCSSHLADSAVDGDNRVRWYSAVTSVKLVPNKAGASTQLNLKNGLFLGNRYESTAAESDASSPPPPVGEKYEYQAEVSRLMDLIVNSLYSNKEVFLRELISNASDALDKLRFLGVTEPELLKDAADLDIRIQTDKDNGIVTITDSGIGMTRQELIDCLGTIAQSGTAKFLKALKDSKDAGADNNLIGQFGVGFYSAFLVSDRVVVSTKSPKSDKQYVWEGEANASSYTIREETDPEKIIPRGTRLTLYLKHDDKGFANPERIQKLVKNYSQFVSFPIYTWQEKGYTKEVEVDEEPTEAKKDEQDNTTEKKKKTKTVVERYWDWELTNETQPLWLRNPKEVSTEEYNEFYKKTFNEYMDPLASSHFTTEGEVEFRSVIYVPAVAPTGKDDIVNPKTKNIRLYVKRVFISDDFDGELFPRYLSFVKGVVDSNDLPLNVSREILQESRIVRIMRKRLVRKAFDMILGISLSENREDYEKFWENCGKYLKLGCIEDRENHKRIAPLLRFFSSQSEEEMISLDEYVENMKPDQKAIYYIASDSVTSAKNTPFLERLIEKDIEVLFLVDPIDEVAIQNLKSYKEKDFVDISKEDLDLGDKNEEKEKEMKQEFGQTCDWIKKRLGDKVASVQISNRLSSSPCVLASGKFGWSANMERLMKSQTVGDVSSLEFMRGRRVFEINPEHAIIKSLHEACRINPDDEDALKAIDLLYDAALVSSGFTPENPAQLGGKIYEMMRIAISGKWSTPASRQAHIPETLEAEVVEPVEAGSHK
- the LOC110628482 gene encoding heat shock protein 90-6, mitochondrial isoform X1, producing the protein MHRLSKRSVSAILRAGGSPCRRSVAAAPLSCSSHLADSAVDGDNRVRWYSAVTSVKLVPNKAGASTQLNLKNGLFLGNRYESTAAESDASSPPPPVGEKYEYQAEVSRLMDLIVNSLYSNKEVFLRELISNASDALDKLRFLGVTEPELLKDAADLDIRIQTDKDNGIVTITDSGIGMTRQELIDCLGTIAQSGTAKFLKALKDSKDAGADNNLIGQFGVGFYSAFLVSDRVVVSTKSPKSDKQYVWEGEANASSYTIREETDPEKIIPRGTRLTLYLKHDDKGFANPERIQKLVKNYSQFVSFPIYTWQEKGYTKEVEVDEEPTEAKKDEQDNTTEKKKKTKTVVERYWDWELTNETQPLWLRNPKEVSTEEYNEFYKKTFNEYMDPLASSHFTTEGEVEFRSVIYVPAVAPTGKDDIVNPKTKNIRLYVKRVFISDDFDGELFPRYLSFVKGVVDSNDLPLNVSREILQESRIVRIMRKRLVRKAFDMILGISLSENREDYEKFWENCGKYLKLGCIEDRENHKRIAPLLRFFSSQSEEEMISLDEYVENMKPDQKAIYYIASDSVTSAKNTPFLERLIEKDIEVLFLVDPIDEVAIQNLKSYKEKDFVDISKEDLDLGDKNEEKEKEMKQEFGQTCDWIKKRLGDKVASVQISNRLSSSPCVLASGKFGWSANMERLMKSQTVGDVSSLEFMRGRRVFEINPEHAIIKSLHEACRINPDDEDALKAIDLLYDAALVSSGFTVSTFSVLVALGNHDLIVGTVDEITSLKFSHGSNRSGRLLYLVLHVASFNSITFDCCLTSSLIDAA